The Pseudomonas cucumis sequence GTTCTGCGCATCGAACTCCTTACCTCGTGGATCCAGCGCCGCAACGCCCTTCTTCACCAACCGATCCGCCAGTGGCACATCGCTGCAAATTACCAGCTCACCCGGCACCGCGTGTTCCACCAGGTAATCATCGGCGGCATCCGGGCCGCTGGGCACCACGATCAGCTTCACCAGGGCGAGGCCCGGTTTGATCTGCGGCTGCCCGGCCACCAGCACCACTTCGAACTGGCGCTTGAGGGCGAACTTCACCACCAGATCCTTGGCTGCCCGAGGGCAAGCGTCGGCATCGATCCACACGCGCATTGGGTTTCCTCTGTTGAAAAGCATCGCGGGCAAGCCCGCTCCCACAAGGTTAGCGCTGAACCTGTGGGAGCGGGCTTGCCCGCGATTATGAGCGCAGCGAATGCTTCAGGAAACCTGCACCCGCCGCTTCTCGGCCATCCGGCTACGGCTGTACAGCACGATGATCGCAATGATCGCCACGGCCTGCGCACTCAGCGAATAGGCATCAGCGTGGATCCCCAGCCAGTCGAAGTCAAAGAACGGCACCGGCCGCGTGCCGAAGATCCCGGCTTCCTGCAACGCCTTCACGCCATGGCCGGCAAACACCACCGACAACGCGCACAGCAGCCCGGCATTGATGCCAAAGAACAACGCCAGCGGCAGTTTTGCCGAGCCGCGCAGAATCACCCAAGCCAGACCGATCAGTAATACCAGCGCCGTCACCCCGCCCGCCATTACGGCGTTGTGCCCTGCCGCCCCGGCCTGCAACCACAGGGTTTCGTAAAACAGGATCACTTCGAACAGTTCGCGATACACCGAGAAGAACGCCAGGATCGCAAAGCCGAAACGCCCGCCACCGCTCACCAGGCTGCTCTTGATGTAATCCTGCCAGGCCGCTGCGTGGCGACGGTCGTGCATCCACACCCCGAGCCAGAGCACCATGACACTGGCAAACAACGCCGTCGCACCTTCCAGCAGTTCACGCTGGGCACCGCTGACGTCGATCACATACGCCGCCACCGCCCAGGTCGCCAGCCCGGCCAGCAGTGCCAGGCCCCAGCCGATATTGACGCTGCGCACCGCCGATTGCTGACCGGTATTGCGCAGGAACGCGAGGATCGCCGCGAGCACCAGAATCGCTTCCAGACCTTCTCGCAACAGAATCAACAGACCGGAAATGTAGCTCAGCGACCAGCTCAAGCCATCACTGCCGAGCAGGCCAGCGGACTCTTTCAATTTGGCTTTGGCCGCCTCCAGACGCTGCTCGGCCTGGGCCACCGGCAAGCCATCCTGCAACGACTGGCGGTAAGCCATCAGGGACTTCTCAGTGTCTTTGCGCACATTGGCGTCGACGTTGTCCAGAGAGCTTTCGACCAGCTCGAAGCCTTCCAGGTACGCCGCCACCGACAGGTCGTAAGCCTGATCGTGATCGCCGGCGCGGTAGGCTGCGATGCTCTTGTCCAAGGTGGCCGCCGTGTAATCCAGCAATTGCCCCGGGCCACGCTTGACCTGCGGCGGTTGCGCTCGTTGCGCACGGAAGG is a genomic window containing:
- a CDS encoding YaiI/YqxD family protein, giving the protein MRVWIDADACPRAAKDLVVKFALKRQFEVVLVAGQPQIKPGLALVKLIVVPSGPDAADDYLVEHAVPGELVICSDVPLADRLVKKGVAALDPRGKEFDAQNMGDRLAVRNLFTDLREQGQMSGGPAPFGDREKQAFANALDRILTRLSRR
- a CDS encoding FTR1 family protein, with amino-acid sequence MIASSRFLAWLVLPVIAFCSFNALAETAEGAPKALHLLDYIGADYPATVEAGKIIDESEYREQQEFLKVLQGLIADLPAKPERAELEQGVSNLGAAIAARKDGADVARQARQLGAKLAVTYEVSQAPVITPDPTRGAPLYAQQCSVCHGDAGAGDGPAGVGMTPPPANLRDAVRLDRLSLYAIYNTLGMGVEGTDMPAFADQLDDRQRWDLATYIASFSADPAAAKSGKTYNIADLARQTPAEVQAAEGPQAAATFRAQRAQPPQVKRGPGQLLDYTAATLDKSIAAYRAGDHDQAYDLSVAAYLEGFELVESSLDNVDANVRKDTEKSLMAYRQSLQDGLPVAQAEQRLEAAKAKLKESAGLLGSDGLSWSLSYISGLLILLREGLEAILVLAAILAFLRNTGQQSAVRSVNIGWGLALLAGLATWAVAAYVIDVSGAQRELLEGATALFASVMVLWLGVWMHDRRHAAAWQDYIKSSLVSGGGRFGFAILAFFSVYRELFEVILFYETLWLQAGAAGHNAVMAGGVTALVLLIGLAWVILRGSAKLPLALFFGINAGLLCALSVVFAGHGVKALQEAGIFGTRPVPFFDFDWLGIHADAYSLSAQAVAIIAIIVLYSRSRMAEKRRVQVS